In Candidatus Saccharimonadales bacterium, the genomic window GGTCAATATTACCTGGCTCGTTGTCATAACGTATCCAGCTAGTCCAGCTGTGTTCAGTAGCAATAATCATTATACCGTTGTCCGTTAGCTGGTTGTACCAATTCGCAATAGCTTCCAGGGGATTATTGAGATACTGCAGCGTTTCGACAGATGTAATAATATCCACTGGCTCTGGCAATTTAACCGTTTCAATGTTGTCGGTGATCAAGCTTGGCTCGGCACCTGGTTCGGTCACTCCAGGCACAAGACTTTCAATGTACTCAAGCTCATTTGGCTGTAAACCGTCTAGTCCATAGTTAAATAAATCTACATTGGTCATCTTTAGCTTCTGCTTGAAGCCTGGCATACTGCCGAGTTGCCTCATTACTAACGCGCGGCCACCGCCCATATCTACCCAATCAACCGATTCTCCACCTTTTGTTTTGATTAAACCTTCAAGTACACCCTGTAGCGTGGTACGCTCTGCATCACCGATGGTTGATTTAATAAAATCAACTACAGCACTTCCCCGAGGTTCACGCCATTCCTGACCCGGAAAAATATAGTTATTGTATTCCGCAAGCAATCTGCCTTGAAATTTTTCAGCTTGCACGACCGTTTGTTCGGCAACGAGCGCATCATGGCTAGGTAATTCGAAATCAGTTGACATAATATATATTATATAATAAATGTATTGGCTATACTATGCGCCACTATTAACATTATTAGCAGCCAAAGTTACGAGCTCATAATGTATCCGACCGTTGCTGGCCCCTTTCTCTACACAGCTTTCGTCCTTTTGGACTCATCAGCATAAGCACACACTTATGAAGCAGTGTAACAAGCAAAAAGTATAGGAGTAGATACGAGAGAGGCGTAGCACCTGTGATAGCGTGCCACGCCTCTCTTCGTATCCACACTCACCAGCGTGGGCGATACGTGCGGCCGTTGGCCACGATGTTGCCCATCCCTGATACGCGTGCATCGACGTCACCGGAAACCCGGTTGGCATTGATGCTGCCCATCCCCGAGACCCTTAGGTTCGCGCTGTCGAGGACGGTACCACGGTGGTCGATCGAACCCTGGCCGGAGACGCGGGCACGCATGGAACGCGAGCTGCCACCGGCGACACGAATGTTGCCTTGACCCGACACGCGCGCGTCGAACTTGCCACTCACCGAACCGAGGATGAAATTGCCCTGGCCGGAGACATGGACGTCAGCCGACTCCTGGACGAGTTGCACCTCGGCATGACCTTGGCCAATAACCTCACCAGTGAGTTCGGTGACGTCGTAGGCGAAGATGTGTGTGTCGAAACGTGCAGTGAAGTCCAGAGCACCGCCCAGGTTCGGACCGATGCCGACCGCGCCGACTATATCGCCTACTCGGACGTTGGTACCGACCGGGACGATGATCGCAAGCTGGATGTGACGCGACAGGTCGACTTCACGTCCGCCAACGATCAGCCTGCGCTGTCCGCCACGACCATTGGTCGAGAAGCTGCCACCACCGATGTAGGCCGAACCGCTCATGATGACTACGTTGTCCCCGAACACGTTGTGCGAACCACCACCGGATTGACCCGGCTTGAACGGCAGCTCGCCCTCGATGTTCAGGACACCGCTCTGCACGTTGGCGCGCAGTCGACTGATCATCTCCTCGTCACCACCGAAGCCGGCGAGCGACACATGGTCGGTCTGCTGTGGCATGATGGCGACTTGTCCGAGCATGGTTTCCAGCTTGATGGTGTGCACCTCGTGGGGGTTCCAGCTCTCGATGATGCGCGGACGCGTCGTCGGCAGACCCTTGCGGTCGGCCAAGTCGCGGCCTGCGCCCAGGAACTGCTCGATCTCGGTACCGGCCATGAGGATCTCCTCAGATAGAAAGTGAATGAAACGGGTGGTTAAATAGAATGCTCATAGAGAGCCTACGATACAGATGATTTCTGCACACTAGGCTCCCTACGAACTCTTATACTTATTTGCTTGTTAATGTACCTCGGAGTAAATTTTACTCTACGAAGTACCTTACATATTGTCATATTTTGTACATTATGTCAATATGTAACACCTCACGGACAAAGAAAAAGGCCCTCATTGAGGACCGAAAATCTTATTTGGAGGAGCTGGCGGGCACCGCCCCCGCGTCCGCCGGTTTATCTTGGTTAGTCGTCTACAGGCATAGTCTCGCTCTGTTCTCCTGGGCGAACCATGGAGTCTTAAGGAACGACATATGAACGGACGAGTTGTTCATTCCAGCAATCCTAAGTCTTAGCGGACGCTATGGATCATAGAATCCGAGCAACCAGATGAATTGGCGCGCACTTTGGATATCTGACGTCTCCGCGTGCACGGCTACTAGTAAACTAGGCAGCTAGTGCGAATGCACTCTTTGGAGCGAGCTTTGCAGCAAGCGTATCAATGAGTGATTCGCGGTCTTCAGTAGATGTTGCATCTAGAAGGTTTTTGTCTATAACGCTGACAAGCGACCTGCTGATCTAACCGATAAAGTCCAACGTCAAGCTTAAAGTCAGCCCCGTACGTGTTTACTTGGCATTGTAACCAAGCTAATGATTATTATAGCACATTTGTCGATATAAGCATAAGTTTTCTCTGCCGACTCGGTTTAGTAACCAATGATATTTCGCACGGTCGTGTAGGCAGGCTTCGGCTGGTAACTGGTGTTGAACATGAGCGGCATTTCACCGGCGCCAAGCCAGGTGTGGCCATCATCGACGCCCCAAACTGTAATCCGGGTGCAACGGCTGACAGCCTGGCAGGCATTGGCAATATTCGCATACATATTCGCCTGGGCCTTCAGCTTCTGAGCAGTCGTGCCGCCAGTCGGCGATGTTTTTACGTCCAGTTCGGTAAATTCTACGTCAACACCAAGATCAGCGAAGCGCTGGACATTGGCTTGGACTTCTTCGCGGGTCGGCGACCAGCCGCCCGGCTCTGTCTCTAAATGAGCCTGGAAGCCAACACCATGAATCGGGACACCTTGGGCTTTGAGGTTTTTAACGAGATTATACATAGCCGTACTTTTGGGGTTGATCCACTCGACGCCGTAATCGTTCAGGAAAAGTTTGGCGGTTGGATCAGCTTCGTGGGCATACCGGAAAGCATTGGCGATATAGTTCGGGCCAAGAGCGTTATACCAGACGGTCTGCCGCCAGCCACCGTTATCGTCAAAGGGTTCGTTAACTACATCCCAGACAGGTACCTTTCCTCTGAAATGCGCCAGTACTGTCTGAATGTGGGTTTTCATAACTGGATCAAGCGTGGCAGCAGTCCAGCTGCGACCGGTGAGCCAGCCTGGGTTAGATACATGCCAGACGGTCGTGTGGCCGCGGATTTGCTTGCCGTTTGTTAGGGCGAAATTGACCATGGCGTCAGCAGTCCCAAAATTGAATTGTCCCTGCTGCGGTTGTAATGGCTCCATTTTCATTTCCCACTCAGCAGATAATGAACTGAAGTTCTGCAGGAAGGTATTCCGGTAGGTAGCATTGCTGTTGATAGTGCCGATTTGGATGGCAGCACCCAGCGTGACCTTGCTGCGGCTGGCGCCGAACGTAACCGCATTGCCTCCAGAAGCAGTCGTATCCCTCACGACTGACGCCGGCGCCGACAATGTGCCGCCCTCCGGCTCAGCTGCGACGAGAGGAGTTGCGGCTTTACTTATCATCAATGTGACGATGCCAGCCGCTACAATCATCAGGACAATACAGATCGCCACAATATTTGGTCGTCGTGAGCTGAGCTTAGTAGTATGTCGGTTTTTTTTAGTTTTTGTGGCCATATAACTATTAGCCTATCATGCTAATGCTTTGGTATTCAACCCTTTTTTACATAGGCACTGTAGAGTTCGTGCCATTGATCCAGCGACAGATTCTGTGCCCGTAGCTGCGGGCTGATACTGGCTTGTTCGAGCAGCGCAGTTGTTTGTTGTTTGTCCAGATGCAGGCCGGCACTGAGCGAATTAAGCAGTGTCTTACGCTTGGCGCCAAACCCGGCTTTGACGAGACGGAAATACTGTTTGCTATCAACGTCAGGAAACAGCAGTACGTCCCGGCGTTTTAGTACCACAATCTGTGAATCCACCTTTGGCGGCGGCGTAAACAATTCGGCGCCAACAACTGGGCCGAGTGATACTTCCCAGTAATACTGGCTGGTTACGCCGAGTATCGACAACTGCCCTGGGGACGCTGCCAGCCGCTCGGCGACTTCTTTTTGCACGAGCAAGGCAGCAATAGCTGGCGAGTTGGAGGACTCAGACAGCACACGGACAAGTTTACTCGTCAAATAATACGGAATGTTAGCGACAACCTTATAATCAGTCGCCATCGTCGTCAGGTCAAACCGCAAAATGTCACTCTGTACAACCCGAAGGTTTGCAGCCGGCACACGCTTCGCGAGATCACGTGCCAATGCTGGATCGAATTCAACTGCCGTGACTGCCGCTGCCGACTGTACGAGTAGCCGGGTGAGCGCACCGGGGCCTGGACCAATTTCGAGTACGACGTCGTCGGGCTGAACGTCGGCAGCAATCAGCATATTTTCGAGGCTGAGCTCGTCGTCAAGCCAATGTTGGCCAAGAGACTTGTTAGGTATCGGATTGTTTGTCATAGGAGTTATATAAGAATACGTTATTACCAGTCTGTCGTGAAGTCCGAACCTTGGAAGCTATGCGAGATTATGCAGTAATTCATGACAGCGCGCGATGCAAGTCGATGTGGTACCGAGCCAGCCCAGCGAATCGGTCTTACCGGGCTATCGAAAACATTACCAGTGGTGGTTGCGCAGCCAGTAGTTATAAGCCCCAGCCCAGCCGCCATGACGCGTCACGGCGTAGTGGTTGCACCATCGCAGCTGCGTGACGGGATTAGTGCCCCAATCCGGGCCGCCACCCCTAGAAGCGTTCGCCATTTTACTACCCGGTGTTGACTGGCAGAGGCCATAGCCAACGCTCGGGTCTGTTGGTGTGCCATGGTACGGCGGGCAGCCGCCGTATTCACCCTGCCACTTTGTCGGACACCAGCCAGATTCACGGCCAATGATATAGTCGGCGTACTGGTAGTCACTCGGTGCGATGCCAGCCAGTGCCATATCACCTTTGATGCCGCTGAGGTTAGCGCCTTGTGCGGTAATCTGCGTCACTGGCTGCTGGACGATGACCGTCTGCATGGCCTTGCGGCTGACCTCGACACCATTCTGCGTATTGATTTCGTACGTTACCGCACGCTTACCAGGCGCGCCCTGCTGCCGGACAGCTGATACGCCGTAGGACAGTGTGTTGTCAGGCACCAGCTGCACCGGCATCGGGATGTCTTCCTGGACTGTTGCCGTCGTCAGCCCGTTACGGATAATAGCAATCCGAGCGTCAGCTGTAATCGGCGCGTCAATCCCTGGGTTAACGATATCCTGTGGCTTGAGATTTACTTTCTTCTCGGCCAGCAGTTGTCGAATCGTCGTAGCGTGAGTCCGCATGACGATTGGTGCGCCATACAAATTCACATTAATTGGCGTCGCCCGGTCAATGATCACCTCATGGCCAATACTGCCGTCAGCCACAAAATTACTGACTGGCCGGGTTTCTATAGTGTCCTCAGGATAAATAGTCAGCCCGGCCTGGCGGGCGACGCTGCGCGATGTTGTCGCTGCGCTGAAGGCAAATTGTTTTTGGTCGCCGTCCACGATTGCCACTGGTACGGCACGGTAAATATTGATCCGGAAATCATCCTGCTGTATCGGCGTTGACAGCACCGGTTCGACGATGTCACCGTCATTGACTTTGAGATTAAGCTTTTTGAGCAAAGCGCCGACAGTCGGTTCTTTGCTTGATACGATCTGTTGCTGCGAATCGTGTGATATATACACAACATTCGGACTGATCGTTGCTGGCTGGCGATTGAAAATGGCGAGTAGTAATCCGGTAATACCGATAAGGCAGAGCAGCGTAAACACTGGCACCGCAAACGGGTGGCGGGCAGCCAACCGGGCACGCTTGACGTGTTTACTGTGATTTTGGCGATACGTATTGCGGTAGCGCTGATACTGTTTCTTCATAGGCATAGCTTGCGAGATGTTAGGAAGTTATAACGGTAAAACCTCTCGATAACTACGCCTCATTGTAGCAAAACCGGGATGGTATGACAAAGTCGGCCTGCAGCCAGTGTGTGTCTCGGTGTGTCTCTGTTTCTATTTCGTTGTAGGCTTCAGTTGCGACTACGCGGCTCACTATCTTTGTACCGTCCAGCTCGCATTACAAGCGGGCAGCCGCAACCGCCGTGTGAACATCAAGCCCAAACTGCTCAGGTGTTACCTGCTTTGGATTCACCCAGCTGGCATCGGTAATCTCAAATCGCTGCAAATCAAGCGCTGGCTTTTGCGGCAACTGCACAGTGTAATAATGACACATGAAGCGTAAGCCGCGTGAGCGGTATAATTCGCTCCTTAGAAATTCAATATCAGCTGACTGCAACGTCAGGCCGATCTCCTCTCGAACTTCACGCAGCAATCCACTCGTCTTGTCTTCGCGGCGATGCAACCCTCCGCCGGGCAGTGACCAGCGGCCATCCCCAAGCCAGGTTTTCGTGACCAAAATCTCATCTTCGCAGACAATGAGCAATCTGGTTCGCTGGCTCCATCGCAGATACAGCCATAGTCCGGGCCAGCTCAGCCAAAAGGCGACAATGCCAAGTCGCGTTGGCAGCCGCATTACAGCTTTTCAAGCGGCGCAAAACCGATGTTTAGTTTTTTGGCGCCTTTGCCTTTGAAATATATCGTTGCGACATCGCCATCCAGCTCCATAATCTGCCCAACCCCGAAGACCTGGTGACGCACTGCATCGCCCTCGTCCAAATCAGGCACGTAGCGCGGTTCGCCGTTGTCAGGTTCGGCCGGTGCTCCCAGTATGCCTGGCGCTGGCGTATTGCGAATACTGTCAAGCGCGAAGCCGCCGAAGGCTCCACCACCGCTACCGTGGCCCCCAGACTGGCCGTAGACGCCGCGGTCACCGCCGGTGAATCCGAAGCTGCCTGCGTCCGACTGGATATCGCCGCCTATTTCACTCAGGAACCGTGATGGTGGATTGTGCTGGACACCGCCGTACAGCATACGACTGGTCGCGCACATCAGGTACAGCTCTTCGCGGGCTCTGGTCATACCGACGTAACACAG contains:
- a CDS encoding endo-1,4-beta-xylanase, with the protein product MATKTKKNRHTTKLSSRRPNIVAICIVLMIVAAGIVTLMISKAATPLVAAEPEGGTLSAPASVVRDTTASGGNAVTFGASRSKVTLGAAIQIGTINSNATYRNTFLQNFSSLSAEWEMKMEPLQPQQGQFNFGTADAMVNFALTNGKQIRGHTTVWHVSNPGWLTGRSWTAATLDPVMKTHIQTVLAHFRGKVPVWDVVNEPFDDNGGWRQTVWYNALGPNYIANAFRYAHEADPTAKLFLNDYGVEWINPKSTAMYNLVKNLKAQGVPIHGVGFQAHLETEPGGWSPTREEVQANVQRFADLGVDVEFTELDVKTSPTGGTTAQKLKAQANMYANIANACQAVSRCTRITVWGVDDGHTWLGAGEMPLMFNTSYQPKPAYTTVRNIIGY
- the rsmA gene encoding 16S rRNA (adenine(1518)-N(6)/adenine(1519)-N(6))-dimethyltransferase RsmA gives rise to the protein MTNNPIPNKSLGQHWLDDELSLENMLIAADVQPDDVVLEIGPGPGALTRLLVQSAAAVTAVEFDPALARDLAKRVPAANLRVVQSDILRFDLTTMATDYKVVANIPYYLTSKLVRVLSESSNSPAIAALLVQKEVAERLAASPGQLSILGVTSQYYWEVSLGPVVGAELFTPPPKVDSQIVVLKRRDVLLFPDVDSKQYFRLVKAGFGAKRKTLLNSLSAGLHLDKQQTTALLEQASISPQLRAQNLSLDQWHELYSAYVKKG
- a CDS encoding DUF2807 domain-containing protein, with the translated sequence MAGTEIEQFLGAGRDLADRKGLPTTRPRIIESWNPHEVHTIKLETMLGQVAIMPQQTDHVSLAGFGGDEEMISRLRANVQSGVLNIEGELPFKPGQSGGGSHNVFGDNVVIMSGSAYIGGGSFSTNGRGGQRRLIVGGREVDLSRHIQLAIIVPVGTNVRVGDIVGAVGIGPNLGGALDFTARFDTHIFAYDVTELTGEVIGQGHAEVQLVQESADVHVSGQGNFILGSVSGKFDARVSGQGNIRVAGGSSRSMRARVSGQGSIDHRGTVLDSANLRVSGMGSINANRVSGDVDARVSGMGNIVANGRTYRPRW
- a CDS encoding G5 domain-containing protein — its product is MKKQYQRYRNTYRQNHSKHVKRARLAARHPFAVPVFTLLCLIGITGLLLAIFNRQPATISPNVVYISHDSQQQIVSSKEPTVGALLKKLNLKVNDGDIVEPVLSTPIQQDDFRINIYRAVPVAIVDGDQKQFAFSAATTSRSVARQAGLTIYPEDTIETRPVSNFVADGSIGHEVIIDRATPINVNLYGAPIVMRTHATTIRQLLAEKKVNLKPQDIVNPGIDAPITADARIAIIRNGLTTATVQEDIPMPVQLVPDNTLSYGVSAVRQQGAPGKRAVTYEINTQNGVEVSRKAMQTVIVQQPVTQITAQGANLSGIKGDMALAGIAPSDYQYADYIIGRESGWCPTKWQGEYGGCPPYHGTPTDPSVGYGLCQSTPGSKMANASRGGGPDWGTNPVTQLRWCNHYAVTRHGGWAGAYNYWLRNHHW
- a CDS encoding NUDIX domain-containing protein — its product is MRLPTRLGIVAFWLSWPGLWLYLRWSQRTRLLIVCEDEILVTKTWLGDGRWSLPGGGLHRREDKTSGLLREVREEIGLTLQSADIEFLRSELYRSRGLRFMCHYYTVQLPQKPALDLQRFEITDASWVNPKQVTPEQFGLDVHTAVAAARL